One window from the genome of Saprospiraceae bacterium encodes:
- a CDS encoding ferritin, whose protein sequence is MLDKKMELALNNQLEKEAFSSYSYLAMAVWCDQKSMEGCSRFFYRQAEEEHLHMMKILAYLIERNGQPVIPAIKKPKADYKSIYDIFNQTFKQEKEVTQSIHDLINATQKLNDHSTQNFLQWYVSEQREEEAVVMKILDKIQLIGEGPMCLYYIDKEVEAINNQIVINEAKA, encoded by the coding sequence ATGTTGGATAAAAAAATGGAATTGGCATTAAACAACCAACTTGAGAAGGAAGCCTTTTCAAGTTATAGCTATTTAGCAATGGCAGTTTGGTGTGATCAAAAAAGCATGGAAGGTTGTTCACGTTTTTTTTACCGGCAGGCGGAAGAAGAACATTTGCATATGATGAAAATTCTGGCTTATTTGATTGAGCGGAATGGTCAACCTGTTATTCCTGCAATTAAAAAACCAAAGGCAGATTACAAAAGCATCTATGACATTTTTAATCAAACATTTAAACAAGAAAAAGAGGTTACCCAATCGATTCATGATTTAATCAATGCAACGCAAAAACTCAATGACCATTCCACACAAAATTTTCTGCAGTGGTATGTTTCGGAACAGCGGGAAGAGGAAGCAGTTGTTATGAAAATTTTGGATAAAATTCAATTGATTGGTGAAGGACCTATGTGTTTATATTATATCGATAAAGAAGTTGAAGCAATAAATAATCAAATTGTTATAAACGAAGCAAAAGCTTAA
- a CDS encoding T9SS type A sorting domain-containing protein produces the protein MKYGIGIIIALFLVNAGQAQKITPTVLSSAGAVMKANNLSIEWTLGEIATESLIKAGNIITQGFHQTNLTIVSTKNPEIEGLKIYPNPFISQLTIENQTGVRLSFHLVGIQGACISEYQLEPGVHSLELDFLPSGSYILETSEGNQTQQFILEKLK, from the coding sequence ATGAAGTATGGAATTGGAATTATAATAGCCCTTTTTCTAGTGAATGCAGGTCAGGCTCAAAAGATTACGCCTACGGTTTTAAGCAGTGCAGGAGCTGTTATGAAAGCAAACAATTTGAGTATTGAATGGACTTTAGGTGAAATCGCCACGGAATCTCTGATTAAAGCAGGGAATATTATAACTCAGGGCTTTCACCAAACCAATCTAACCATTGTTTCTACTAAGAATCCCGAAATTGAAGGATTGAAAATATATCCCAATCCATTTATTTCCCAGTTGACTATTGAAAACCAAACAGGTGTTCGCTTGAGTTTTCATTTAGTAGGCATTCAGGGAGCATGCATTTCGGAATATCAATTGGAACCTGGTGTGCATTCTTTAGAATTAGATTTTCTGCCATCCGGATCTTATATTTTAGAGACGAGCGAAGGGAATCAAACGCAACAATTTATTCTTGAGAAATTAAAATAA
- the hppD gene encoding 4-hydroxyphenylpyruvate dioxygenase, with protein MQTLTEIKSQTQTDAFPILGTDFIEFYVGNAKQAAHYYQTAFGFELIAYKGPETGNREFCSYVLKQNKIRFVLTSSLFPDHEINKHFQQHGDGVKVLALWVEDARSSYETALSRGAESAFEPISLKDDHGEVIMAGIKTYGETIHTLVERKNYSGIFLPGFVKKESLLKSVSTGLNYVDHCVGNVELGQMNRWVKFYQDVLGFKLLITFDDKDISTEFTALMSKVVSNGNGYIKFPINEPAAGRKKSQIEEYIEFYRGAGVQHIAIETDNILKTVDQLRKNGVDFLYVPDNYYETVMDRVGHIDENMEEVKRLNILVDRDEDGYLLQIFTKPVQDRPTVFFEIIQRRGAKSFGKGNFKALFEAIEREQELRGNL; from the coding sequence ATGCAAACACTCACTGAAATAAAATCTCAAACGCAAACCGATGCTTTTCCAATTTTGGGTACTGATTTTATTGAATTTTATGTCGGCAATGCAAAACAAGCTGCTCATTATTATCAAACAGCTTTTGGATTTGAATTGATTGCATACAAAGGACCTGAAACTGGAAATCGTGAATTTTGTTCCTACGTTTTGAAACAAAATAAAATTCGTTTTGTCCTGACTTCGTCTCTATTTCCTGATCATGAAATCAATAAACATTTTCAACAACATGGAGATGGCGTTAAGGTCTTGGCCTTATGGGTTGAAGATGCTCGCAGTTCCTACGAAACCGCTCTATCCAGAGGGGCTGAATCTGCTTTTGAGCCCATTTCATTAAAAGATGATCATGGCGAAGTCATAATGGCAGGAATTAAAACCTACGGTGAAACCATCCATACCCTCGTCGAACGAAAAAATTATTCGGGCATATTCTTACCAGGCTTTGTTAAAAAAGAAAGTCTTTTAAAATCCGTTTCAACTGGTTTGAATTATGTCGATCATTGTGTTGGCAATGTTGAATTGGGACAAATGAATCGTTGGGTTAAATTCTATCAGGATGTCTTGGGATTTAAATTGTTAATCACCTTTGACGATAAAGATATTTCAACGGAATTTACTGCCTTGATGAGTAAAGTGGTCTCCAATGGCAATGGCTACATTAAATTTCCAATCAACGAACCGGCAGCTGGTCGTAAAAAATCACAAATTGAAGAATACATTGAATTTTACCGTGGAGCCGGGGTACAACATATTGCGATTGAAACAGACAACATTCTGAAAACGGTTGACCAACTTCGTAAAAATGGGGTTGATTTCCTCTATGTACCTGACAATTACTATGAAACCGTAATGGATCGCGTTGGACATATTGACGAAAACATGGAAGAAGTCAAACGACTTAATATTTTAGTTGACCGCGATGAAGATGGTTACTTGCTTCAAATATTTACCAAACCTGTCCAAGACAGACCGACCGTATTTTTTGAAATCATTCAACGTCGTGGTGCCAAATCATTTGGTAAAGGAAATTTTAAAGCCCTATTTGAAGCCATCGAGCGCGAACAAGAATTAAGGGGGAATTTATAA
- a CDS encoding homogentisate 1,2-dioxygenase, translated as MHYYHLGNIPPKRHTQFRKSNGALYHEQLFSTEGFSDLYSILYHCNAPTQIVQVEDPYSVKAKTIHDKQLKHRCLKGFQIDPEPDYLKSRKPILVNNDCQIILSAAQESSSGYFFKNADADEVIFVHEGTGILKTMYGQIRFAYGDYLVIPRGTIYQMHFDTPVNRLLIIESAGPITFPNRYRNSFGQLMEHAPFCERDIRKLSLLETHDEKGDFLLYIKKQDNIYPYHYLNHPFDVIGWDGFVYPFAFSIHDFEPITGRVHQPPPVHQTFDGRNFVICSFVPRLFDYHPLAIPAPYNHSNIDSDEVLYYVDGDFMSRKHVERGMLTLHPGGIPHGPHPGTVEKSIGAKETRELAVMIDTFKPLLMTEHAVRIEDGAYYKSWLDAGSSNAGMQLNDITS; from the coding sequence ATGCATTATTATCACCTGGGTAACATCCCTCCCAAACGCCATACCCAATTTCGGAAATCCAATGGCGCACTCTATCACGAACAACTGTTTTCAACAGAGGGATTTTCAGATTTATATTCCATCTTATATCATTGCAATGCACCTACTCAAATTGTACAAGTAGAGGATCCCTATTCTGTAAAAGCTAAAACCATTCATGATAAACAACTGAAACATCGTTGTCTGAAAGGTTTTCAAATCGATCCAGAACCGGATTATCTGAAAAGTCGAAAACCCATTCTGGTTAATAATGATTGCCAGATTATTCTGTCTGCAGCACAAGAAAGTAGCAGTGGCTACTTTTTTAAAAATGCAGATGCGGATGAAGTCATCTTTGTACACGAAGGTACCGGCATACTGAAAACAATGTATGGCCAGATTCGATTTGCGTATGGTGATTATCTGGTGATCCCCAGGGGCACCATCTACCAAATGCATTTTGATACGCCTGTAAATCGTTTATTAATTATTGAATCCGCCGGACCCATTACGTTTCCAAACCGATATAGAAACAGTTTTGGACAATTGATGGAGCATGCTCCGTTTTGTGAGCGGGATATTCGTAAACTTTCTTTGCTGGAAACACACGATGAAAAAGGCGATTTTCTGCTCTATATTAAAAAACAAGACAACATCTATCCATATCACTATCTGAATCATCCCTTTGATGTGATAGGCTGGGATGGCTTTGTCTATCCCTTTGCATTTTCAATTCACGATTTCGAACCAATTACCGGAAGGGTCCATCAACCGCCTCCCGTACATCAAACTTTTGATGGACGCAATTTTGTAATATGCTCTTTTGTGCCTCGCCTGTTTGATTACCATCCGCTCGCCATACCGGCACCTTATAATCATAGCAATATCGACAGTGACGAAGTCCTCTATTATGTAGATGGCGATTTTATGAGCCGAAAACATGTCGAACGGGGTATGCTCACATTACATCCAGGAGGGATCCCACACGGCCCTCACCCTGGTACCGTAGAGAAAAGTATCGGCGCAAAGGAAACCCGCGAACTGGCTGTTATGATTGATACGTTTAAACCCCTGCTCATGACAGAACACGCCGTACGGATCGAAGATGGTGCCTATTATAAGTCCTGGTTGGATGCTGGTTCATCCAATGCGGGTATGCAACTTAATGATATTACTTCCTAA
- a CDS encoding acylphosphatase, with amino-acid sequence MKQVGWHWKIRGKVQGVWYRVSAKQEADRLGLKGHVRNDPDGSVCISVYGSEEDIKKFKIWCWKGPLNAKVVSIEEEDLPVIVLSDFTIHK; translated from the coding sequence ATGAAACAGGTAGGTTGGCATTGGAAGATTCGGGGAAAAGTACAGGGAGTCTGGTACCGGGTATCTGCAAAGCAAGAGGCAGATCGCCTTGGCTTAAAGGGGCATGTTAGGAATGATCCAGATGGATCTGTCTGCATTTCAGTTTATGGCAGTGAAGAAGACATAAAGAAATTTAAAATCTGGTGTTGGAAAGGTCCTTTAAATGCAAAGGTTGTGTCAATAGAAGAAGAGGATCTACCGGTTATCGTATTGTCGGATTTTACAATACACAAATAA
- a CDS encoding class I SAM-dependent methyltransferase — protein sequence MLQTYFKSPITIIENRIYINKNNDILEANQSQTTESFSSKWNHTNNISDLDRLYNFQYEWFLKLYGFNDENNLANFLQDKNLIIDTGCGLGYKSYWLSKLAPHATVIGIDISDSINIAASNYLNIPNLFFLKADISNSHLKENICDFVVCDQVIMHTENPEKTFLHLSEITSTNGEFACYFYRKKALPRELIDDYFRIKTHNIPDQEMWELSEQLTILGKTLSELNVTFKAPDIPLLNIKGGEYDIQRFIYWNFLKCFWKNDWGFELSKITNFDWYSPSNAKRYYKNEIIELINNSNMAIKTWHEEEACFSGRFYKNNKH from the coding sequence ATGTTACAAACCTATTTTAAATCACCAATAACAATTATTGAAAATCGAATTTATATAAATAAAAATAACGATATTTTAGAAGCAAACCAAAGTCAAACCACAGAATCCTTTAGCTCCAAATGGAATCATACTAATAATATTAGTGATTTAGATAGACTTTATAATTTTCAATATGAATGGTTTCTAAAATTATACGGTTTTAATGATGAAAATAATCTTGCCAATTTTCTACAAGATAAAAACTTAATAATAGATACTGGCTGTGGATTAGGTTATAAATCTTATTGGTTAAGTAAATTAGCACCGCACGCCACTGTAATTGGAATTGACATCTCTGACTCTATAAATATTGCAGCATCAAATTACCTAAATATACCAAACTTGTTTTTTTTAAAGGCTGATATTTCAAATTCGCATCTCAAAGAAAATATATGTGATTTTGTGGTTTGCGATCAAGTAATTATGCATACAGAAAATCCTGAAAAAACATTTTTACATCTATCAGAAATTACCTCTACTAATGGAGAATTTGCTTGCTACTTTTACAGAAAAAAGGCACTGCCAAGAGAATTAATTGACGATTATTTTCGGATCAAAACCCACAATATACCTGATCAAGAAATGTGGGAGTTATCCGAACAATTAACAATACTTGGGAAAACATTATCAGAATTAAATGTAACGTTTAAAGCACCCGATATACCATTATTAAATATCAAAGGAGGAGAATACGACATTCAAAGATTTATTTATTGGAACTTTTTAAAATGTTTTTGGAAAAATGATTGGGGCTTTGAATTAAGTAAAATTACAAATTTTGATTGGTATTCTCCAAGCAACGCCAAAAGATATTATAAAAATGAAATTATAGAGCTTATTAATAACTCAAATATGGCTATAAAAACCTGGCATGAAGAAGAAGCGTGCTTCAGTGGCAGATTTTACAAAAATAACAAACATTAA
- a CDS encoding gliding motility-associated C-terminal domain-containing protein: MDQFIQILKNRKIGTAILIYAASIMNLFAIPTPLPKLIKDKASISISQQALAIVQNPPSYMNCTKIKWLSWSLSNNHQYQGVNGAGDTAYLNCDMKSDLKGLYDLEFLSNMYQPKIVTRMPAPFMPGNGIGTLIHRFDLAKIKNPDSLLFYIASCPNSKKGFNGPQYNKLRFYDRFNNQLDVASIKQLFRDPSIYNLSTTQVTYQQKEIILIADDQNNLGDGDILLFNNFQPNLRTIEIEHNDDESFTWDGVYLNLGLPDCCPQSQLTSQIIECTDSINNYTINLFINSLELNKLGTLNFEIDGNHSASYSLPATNPLKISLTNLFPDGKDHMICYTLNNNIGCKQCITLKAPDPPDTPIILAANAFCEGEQIFLSTVNNGTIQWNGPNSFTSTNLNPIINNITSKNSGIYILKVTNANGCTTTDSISISVIPLIKIDTSISSCKSYNWNNQVYTSSGQYVQTLKSSLNCDSIISLRLTIVPPSIDSIAIQACDSVTINNNTYYKSGQFVLNLTNAAGCDSIIVLNIQIDSSTTKVLDAGMDRIICEGDTLQLNANYTGAGTINWESQFGTFSAPNNINALYIPNQSSSHFIFISTTDKCSTGKDSIWIQINPKKSIDTSISSCNPYLWNNQLYSQSGQYTQLFSSVNLCDSIVNLKLTINKSSIDTIKFTGCDSIRINNTVYYQSGQYATNFINAAGCDSIIISDVTIDLSNSYLLEAGSDLSICEGDSIQLNAQFNGSATFNWRSNFGSFNNSLNPQSVYYPNTKTNHFIYISAENNCSMYFDSIWIQVYPKTTIDTSFVACENFTLNNILYAQSGKYTQLLTSKNGCDSTINFNLLINTNDLTEIHYTECDSFFLNGKYYTKSDTVQVVYTNLKGCDSIVLSYIHIDSKTNYTLNAGMDISICESDSILLHGFYNGAGPTNWNSTGGVFSDIHNLNTYYYPKSTFNHYIYLSSVEKCNSKIDSIWVTIEPPSQPTLIADPIINPCEETILSLSGSANYTWTPADKIECLDPPCSKVRLKSNGTIKLTVTSDKICSLPLEVNVKLPKQSQTVFVPNAFTPNGDQSNDIFMPIFTCPPENYILQIFDRWGNMVFESKDVEKGWNGQFNSAKMSPAVFAYTIQYKHFNQSNSIISGTVSLIR, translated from the coding sequence ATGGATCAATTCATTCAGATCCTTAAAAATAGAAAAATTGGAACAGCAATTTTAATCTATGCAGCAAGCATAATGAACCTTTTTGCAATTCCAACTCCACTGCCTAAATTAATTAAAGACAAAGCATCAATTTCTATAAGTCAGCAGGCGCTTGCAATTGTACAAAATCCACCGTCTTACATGAATTGTACAAAAATTAAATGGCTAAGTTGGTCCTTGTCTAATAATCATCAATACCAAGGAGTAAATGGAGCTGGAGATACCGCCTATTTAAACTGTGATATGAAATCAGATTTAAAAGGACTATACGATCTCGAATTTCTCAGCAATATGTATCAACCGAAAATTGTAACAAGAATGCCTGCACCCTTCATGCCAGGAAATGGCATTGGTACTTTAATTCATCGCTTTGATCTTGCTAAAATTAAAAATCCTGATAGCCTATTATTTTACATTGCTTCATGTCCTAATTCCAAAAAAGGATTCAATGGCCCACAATATAATAAACTGCGTTTCTATGACAGATTTAATAACCAATTAGACGTAGCAAGCATTAAACAACTATTCAGAGATCCAAGCATCTATAATTTAAGTACGACTCAGGTAACTTATCAACAAAAAGAAATAATTTTAATTGCAGACGATCAAAATAACTTAGGAGATGGGGATATTCTTTTGTTTAATAATTTCCAACCTAATTTACGTACAATTGAGATTGAGCACAATGATGATGAAAGCTTTACATGGGATGGGGTGTATTTAAACTTAGGTTTACCGGATTGTTGTCCGCAGAGTCAGTTGACTAGTCAAATAATTGAATGTACCGATAGTATAAACAATTATACAATAAATTTATTTATAAATTCTCTGGAATTAAACAAATTGGGAACCCTTAATTTTGAGATTGATGGAAATCATAGTGCATCTTATTCATTACCGGCTACCAATCCTTTGAAAATAAGTCTTACGAATCTTTTTCCTGATGGAAAAGATCATATGATATGTTATACATTGAACAACAATATTGGTTGCAAGCAATGTATTACTTTAAAAGCTCCTGATCCCCCTGATACTCCGATTATATTAGCAGCTAATGCATTTTGTGAAGGAGAACAAATATTCCTATCCACTGTCAATAACGGTACCATCCAATGGAATGGCCCAAATTCCTTCACTTCAACAAATCTTAATCCAATAATTAATAATATTACCAGTAAAAATTCAGGAATTTATATACTAAAAGTTACAAACGCCAACGGTTGCACGACTACTGATTCAATTTCAATTTCGGTAATTCCACTAATTAAAATAGATACCTCAATTAGTAGTTGTAAATCTTACAATTGGAATAATCAAGTATATACAAGCTCTGGTCAATATGTTCAAACATTAAAATCTAGTTTAAATTGCGATAGCATCATTTCACTTCGTTTAACAATAGTGCCACCAAGTATAGATAGCATTGCAATTCAAGCATGTGATTCTGTAACTATAAATAACAACACATATTATAAATCGGGTCAATTCGTTCTCAATTTAACTAATGCTGCTGGTTGTGATAGTATCATTGTTTTAAATATACAAATTGACTCAAGTACAACGAAGGTACTTGATGCTGGAATGGATCGTATCATTTGTGAAGGGGATACGCTTCAATTAAATGCAAATTATACCGGGGCCGGTACTATAAATTGGGAATCTCAATTTGGGACTTTTAGTGCTCCAAATAATATAAATGCTCTTTATATACCCAATCAATCATCAAGTCATTTTATATTTATTTCAACCACCGATAAATGTTCTACCGGAAAAGACAGTATTTGGATTCAGATAAATCCAAAAAAGTCTATTGACACCTCAATTAGTTCATGCAATCCCTATTTGTGGAATAATCAATTATATTCTCAATCCGGTCAATATACTCAACTATTTTCTTCCGTTAATTTATGTGACAGTATCGTCAATCTCAAACTTACTATAAACAAATCAAGTATCGATACAATTAAATTTACTGGCTGTGATTCTATTAGAATCAATAATACAGTTTATTATCAATCTGGTCAATATGCTACTAATTTTATTAATGCAGCCGGATGCGACAGTATAATAATATCCGATGTTACCATCGATTTAAGTAATTCATATCTTCTTGAAGCAGGAAGCGATTTAAGCATTTGCGAAGGAGATAGCATTCAATTAAATGCACAATTTAATGGCTCAGCGACTTTTAATTGGAGATCAAATTTTGGTTCATTTAATAATTCCTTAAATCCACAATCAGTTTATTATCCAAACACTAAAACCAACCATTTTATTTACATAAGTGCTGAAAACAACTGTTCAATGTATTTCGACAGTATTTGGATACAAGTCTATCCCAAGACAACCATTGATACCAGTTTTGTCGCTTGTGAAAACTTTACTTTAAACAATATCTTGTATGCTCAATCCGGTAAATATACTCAACTCCTTACCAGCAAAAATGGATGTGATAGTACGATTAATTTTAATTTATTAATTAATACTAATGATCTAACCGAGATCCATTATACTGAATGCGATAGCTTCTTTCTTAACGGGAAGTATTATACCAAATCCGATACAGTGCAAGTAGTATATACCAATTTAAAGGGTTGTGACAGCATTGTCTTATCCTATATTCATATTGATTCTAAAACGAATTATACATTAAATGCAGGCATGGATATAAGCATTTGTGAATCGGATTCGATTCTTCTACATGGCTTTTATAATGGGGCAGGACCTACAAATTGGAATTCTACCGGTGGTGTATTTTCAGATATACACAATTTAAACACGTATTACTATCCTAAATCGACTTTTAACCATTATATTTATCTTAGTTCTGTCGAAAAATGCAATTCTAAAATTGATAGCATTTGGGTCACCATTGAACCCCCATCACAGCCCACTCTGATCGCAGATCCTATAATTAACCCCTGCGAGGAAACCATCCTTAGTCTTTCCGGCAGTGCTAACTATACCTGGACGCCTGCCGATAAAATTGAGTGTCTTGATCCTCCCTGTTCCAAGGTCAGACTCAAATCAAATGGTACAATTAAATTAACCGTTACTTCCGATAAAATATGCAGTCTCCCATTAGAAGTAAATGTTAAATTGCCAAAACAATCCCAGACCGTATTTGTACCAAACGCATTTACACCCAATGGCGATCAATCCAATGATATTTTTATGCCAATATTTACTTGCCCTCCTGAAAATTATATACTACAAATATTCGACCGCTGGGGCAATATGGTATTCGAGTCTAAAGATGTAGAAAAAGGTTGGAATGGACAATTTAACTCAGCTAAAATGTCCCCAGCAGTATTTGCATATACAATTCAATACAAACATTTTAATCAGTCAAATTCAATTATTTCTGGTACTGTTAGCTTGATTCGATAA
- a CDS encoding NAD(P)-dependent oxidoreductase: MKILVTGASGLVGSHLIKKLASFGYEVERLHSSKSSTVDFTSDWNFDQVNSIPDCIIHLAQSPDFRLFPEKAVDIFHVNTLSTLKLVDWAHKNLVSKFIFASSGGIYGFGPELKTESAPIQFDADLGFYLTSKYCSELILDNYSSFLTIIQLRLFFVYGMGQRKDMLIPRLIENVRSGNPITIQNNGGMQTNPTHVSDVVNGIFSSLKLSESNTINLAGPETLSIQQMVTIIGDKLNCKPTIEVEDKESTHLIPDLVKMKEILGESQVKFEEGIIDCI; the protein is encoded by the coding sequence ATGAAAATATTGGTAACTGGCGCTTCTGGTTTAGTCGGAAGTCATTTAATTAAGAAATTAGCATCTTTTGGTTACGAAGTTGAACGCTTACACAGCAGCAAATCCTCCACTGTTGATTTTACAAGTGATTGGAATTTTGACCAGGTAAATTCAATTCCTGATTGCATTATCCATTTAGCTCAGAGTCCTGATTTTAGATTATTTCCAGAGAAAGCAGTTGATATTTTTCATGTTAACACCCTAAGTACGTTGAAGTTAGTAGATTGGGCACATAAAAATTTAGTTTCAAAGTTTATTTTCGCATCTTCTGGTGGTATCTATGGATTTGGCCCAGAATTAAAAACAGAATCAGCACCTATCCAGTTTGATGCAGATCTTGGTTTTTATCTTACTTCCAAATATTGCAGTGAACTAATACTGGATAATTATAGTTCGTTTTTGACAATAATTCAGTTGAGATTATTTTTTGTTTATGGCATGGGACAAAGAAAGGATATGCTTATTCCAAGATTGATTGAAAATGTTCGGAGTGGCAATCCAATAACTATTCAAAATAATGGAGGAATGCAAACCAATCCAACGCACGTGAGTGATGTCGTAAATGGAATTTTTTCAAGCCTGAAACTAAGTGAAAGTAACACAATAAATTTAGCAGGGCCAGAAACACTTTCTATTCAACAGATGGTAACTATAATTGGAGATAAATTAAACTGCAAACCAACTATTGAAGTTGAAGACAAGGAAAGTACCCATTTAATCCCAGATTTAGTTAAGATGAAAGAAATCCTCGGTGAATCTCAAGTTAAATTTGAGGAAGGAATTATTGATTGTATTTAG
- the gap gene encoding type I glyceraldehyde-3-phosphate dehydrogenase, which translates to MKRIAINGFGRIGRLTLRRLLLNPEVQVVAINDLTDIPTLAHLFTYDTAHRKFQGTVDYNEHALIINGQEIKAFMIKDPLQLPWASLQIDLVLECTGIYLSRDTAAAHLTAGAKKVLLSAPPKDDSIPTHVLGVNDDQIADNQTIISNASCTTNCLATVIKVLDDAFDIQFATMNTIHSYTQDQRLQDAPHKDLRRARAAAQNIIPTSTGAAKAVEAVYPAIKGKLMASSYRVPIITGSIIELVCKVQKPVSRDLVNSTFNAASNNQLKHILEYATAPLVSSDIIGNTHSAIFDSQLTEVNGEFVKVVAWYDNEAGYSARFAEMCAKFA; encoded by the coding sequence ATGAAACGCATCGCTATTAATGGTTTTGGACGAATTGGACGACTGACTCTCAGGCGTTTATTACTTAATCCGGAGGTTCAGGTCGTGGCCATTAATGATTTAACGGATATCCCTACATTGGCTCATTTGTTTACTTATGATACCGCGCACAGGAAATTTCAAGGTACCGTAGACTACAATGAACACGCATTAATAATCAATGGTCAGGAAATTAAGGCCTTTATGATCAAGGATCCGCTTCAATTGCCCTGGGCTTCTTTACAAATTGATCTGGTGTTGGAATGTACCGGAATCTATTTAAGCCGCGATACAGCCGCCGCTCACCTTACTGCCGGTGCAAAAAAAGTCCTGCTTTCAGCTCCTCCCAAGGATGACAGCATTCCAACCCATGTATTGGGGGTAAATGATGATCAAATTGCTGATAATCAAACGATTATTTCTAATGCTTCTTGTACTACCAATTGCCTGGCTACGGTTATCAAAGTGTTGGATGATGCTTTTGACATCCAGTTCGCTACCATGAACACCATCCATTCCTATACCCAGGATCAACGACTTCAGGATGCACCCCACAAAGACCTCAGAAGGGCTCGCGCTGCGGCTCAGAATATTATTCCGACTTCCACAGGAGCTGCTAAAGCTGTTGAAGCCGTTTATCCTGCTATTAAAGGGAAACTGATGGCTTCATCATACCGGGTACCGATTATCACAGGTTCGATCATTGAGCTGGTTTGTAAAGTTCAAAAACCAGTATCGCGCGATCTGGTAAATTCAACTTTTAATGCGGCTTCCAATAATCAATTGAAGCATATTCTGGAGTATGCCACAGCTCCTTTAGTTTCTTCTGATATTATCGGCAATACGCACAGCGCAATTTTTGATTCGCAGCTTACAGAAGTAAATGGTGAGTTTGTAAAAGTTGTAGCCTGGTATGATAATGAAGCAGGGTATTCCGCACGATTCGCTGAGATGTGCGCTAAATTTGCATAA